A part of Paenibacillus donghaensis genomic DNA contains:
- a CDS encoding aldose 1-epimerase has translation MKQVTKGQWGGYDTYILHSRELEVTLLPRLGNNVISLKDLRQDRHILRQPDEKDIAFYKQKPYHFGIPLLVPPGRIRKGEFQFDGTSYQFDRNTAGDNHIHGLHRTQSWCVSDIEEDEDGCAVTTEFRTEDDPHWMEQFPAPLKFEMTFRLQDGRLKQLLKVTNLGDKRIPFGMGYHTWFMLDGEPSRWNLQLPVASIYELNEELLPSGRLLPLDKLQALNEGMSLEGTDLDTALRAVHGQAVEALLLRDDGYGLRYSADDSYFRHWVLYTKGPAEQFLCIEPYTWLPDAPNVSDDVSLTGLLTIEPGQTLELSTTLQMIYPD, from the coding sequence ATGAAACAGGTGACCAAAGGGCAGTGGGGCGGCTATGACACCTATATTCTGCACAGCCGCGAGCTGGAAGTCACGCTTTTGCCGCGACTCGGGAACAACGTGATTTCACTTAAGGATCTGAGGCAAGACCGGCACATTCTGCGGCAGCCCGATGAGAAGGATATAGCTTTTTATAAGCAGAAACCTTATCATTTCGGCATTCCGCTGCTGGTTCCGCCCGGTAGAATCCGCAAGGGAGAGTTCCAATTTGACGGCACCAGCTATCAATTCGACCGCAACACAGCAGGTGACAATCACATTCATGGACTGCACCGCACCCAATCATGGTGTGTCAGCGACATTGAAGAAGATGAAGATGGTTGCGCGGTAACTACAGAATTCCGCACGGAAGATGATCCGCACTGGATGGAGCAGTTCCCGGCTCCGCTGAAGTTTGAGATGACCTTCAGGCTGCAGGATGGAAGACTTAAGCAGCTACTGAAGGTTACGAACCTGGGAGACAAACGTATCCCCTTCGGGATGGGGTATCATACCTGGTTTATGCTCGACGGAGAACCTTCGCGCTGGAATCTCCAATTACCTGTAGCCAGCATCTATGAATTGAACGAAGAGTTGCTGCCAAGCGGCAGGCTTCTGCCACTGGATAAGCTTCAAGCACTAAACGAGGGGATGAGCCTGGAAGGAACCGACCTTGACACTGCTCTGCGCGCTGTACATGGGCAGGCTGTTGAAGCGCTGTTGCTGAGGGATGACGGATATGGACTGCGCTACAGCGCGGATGATAGCTACTTCCGCCACTGGGTACTGTATACCAAAGGACCAGCCGAACAATTCCTGTGCATTGAGCCTTATACCTGGCTGCCCGATGCGCCCAATGTCTCAGATGATGTTTCCCTTACCGGTCTGCTGACTATAGAGCCGGGTCAGACCCTTGAGCTGTCCACTACCCTGCAGATGATCTATCCTGATTAA
- a CDS encoding alpha/beta-type small acid-soluble spore protein, whose translation MGQAGQSQGRGSRSNNLVVPQATAALQQLKYEAAQELGVTIPADGYYGNYTSRETGSLGGYITKRLVQLAEQQLSGRSN comes from the coding sequence ATGGGTCAAGCAGGTCAAAGCCAAGGTCGTGGCAGCCGTTCCAATAACCTGGTCGTTCCACAAGCGACTGCAGCGCTGCAGCAGTTGAAATATGAAGCAGCACAAGAGCTTGGAGTAACGATTCCAGCAGACGGGTATTACGGAAACTACACTTCCCGCGAAACCGGATCTTTGGGAGGTTATATTACCAAACGTCTCGTACAGCTGGCAGAGCAACAATTATCCGGTCGTTCGAACTAG
- a CDS encoding O-methyltransferase, with the protein MLRTEQLSLARQMDLVFKELQEELSGLSSGTVFVQIRNNVVGKFGVRHNPLSGRSGTFAAEPQGLTAAQQSAFRLMALESLKYKRRWTHGEISYEFAVRQEMIVVDATLESNYNMANLMIRYPRSAEGSDSSYG; encoded by the coding sequence ATGCTAAGAACGGAACAGCTATCGCTGGCAAGACAGATGGATTTGGTGTTTAAAGAGCTGCAGGAGGAATTGTCAGGATTGTCTTCCGGCACGGTGTTTGTGCAGATCAGAAACAACGTGGTTGGCAAGTTTGGAGTCCGCCACAATCCGCTGTCCGGCCGCAGCGGGACGTTTGCCGCAGAGCCGCAGGGGTTAACGGCCGCGCAGCAGTCTGCGTTCAGGCTGATGGCCCTGGAGAGCCTGAAATATAAACGGCGGTGGACCCACGGAGAGATCAGCTATGAATTTGCAGTCCGCCAGGAGATGATTGTTGTGGATGCCACACTGGAGTCGAATTACAACATGGCCAATCTGATGATCCGATATCCGCGCAGCGCTGAAGGTTCAGACTCATCCTACGGCTGA
- a CDS encoding M3 family oligoendopeptidase encodes MKQPLSLTWELETIYAGGSSSAELESFLQQLDQDIEKLRGQVKDSVPPADAEATKALDPVIELLQSCAGRLGEASQFIDCLGAQNQQDKGAVRLSSRVTGMRAAYEGITSQFDNLLRQTPDDVWEAWVNRPEIAPIAFVLNESRDLAREKMSPELEMLALELAVDGYHGWSDHYETIVSSIRIPFEEDGEEKLLSVGQAANKLDDADPEVRALMFRKWEEAWSGAEEYAADTLNHLAGFRLNLYKNRGWDDVLKEPLSINRMSQDTLTTMWDVIIRNKPVLVSYLERKAKLLGKDSLSWVDVDAPIGKLSGKIPYDKAAEDIVEQFRKFSPKMAEFAEHAFDKDWIEVEDRPGKRPGGFCVSFPESKESRIFMTYSGTASNVSTLAHELGHAYHSYLLKDLPAFSQNYAMNVAETASTFAEIIVSDAQVKAATDVEEKLALLEVKIQNSIAFFMNIHSRFLFETRFYEKRKTGLVNAEELSALMVEAQKEAFCGILSEYHPHFWAAKLHFYISDVPFYNFPYTVGYMFSTGLYRLALQEGQSFADKYDSLLRDTGVMTLENLVQKHLGVDLSQPDFWQGATDLMVADIQEFLEMTEQLV; translated from the coding sequence ATGAAGCAACCATTATCACTGACATGGGAACTGGAAACCATCTATGCAGGTGGCTCATCTTCTGCGGAGCTGGAGAGCTTCCTGCAGCAGCTGGATCAGGACATCGAAAAGCTGCGCGGGCAGGTGAAGGACAGCGTACCTCCTGCAGATGCGGAAGCAACCAAGGCGCTGGACCCTGTAATCGAGCTGCTGCAGAGCTGCGCAGGACGATTGGGAGAAGCTTCACAGTTCATAGATTGTCTTGGAGCCCAGAACCAGCAGGATAAGGGAGCGGTGCGACTCTCCTCCAGAGTGACGGGTATGCGTGCTGCCTACGAAGGGATCACCTCCCAATTCGACAATCTGCTCCGCCAGACGCCGGATGACGTATGGGAAGCCTGGGTGAACCGGCCGGAGATTGCTCCGATTGCTTTTGTCTTGAATGAGAGCCGTGACCTGGCCCGTGAGAAGATGAGTCCGGAGCTGGAGATGCTTGCGCTGGAGCTGGCGGTGGATGGATACCACGGCTGGAGCGACCATTACGAAACCATTGTCAGCTCGATCAGAATCCCGTTCGAGGAGGACGGTGAAGAGAAGCTGCTGTCAGTCGGACAAGCGGCAAACAAGCTCGATGACGCTGATCCTGAGGTGCGGGCGCTGATGTTCCGCAAGTGGGAAGAGGCCTGGAGCGGTGCTGAGGAATATGCTGCTGATACACTGAACCATCTTGCGGGCTTCCGCCTGAACCTCTACAAGAACAGAGGCTGGGACGATGTGCTGAAGGAGCCGCTCAGCATTAACCGCATGTCCCAGGACACGCTGACCACCATGTGGGATGTAATTATCCGCAACAAGCCGGTGCTGGTGTCCTACCTGGAACGCAAGGCGAAGCTATTGGGGAAGGATTCCCTTTCCTGGGTCGATGTAGATGCGCCAATCGGCAAGCTGTCCGGCAAAATTCCTTATGATAAGGCTGCCGAGGATATTGTCGAGCAATTCCGCAAGTTCAGTCCCAAAATGGCGGAGTTTGCCGAACATGCCTTCGACAAGGATTGGATTGAAGTGGAAGATCGTCCCGGCAAACGGCCAGGGGGATTCTGTGTTTCTTTCCCGGAGAGCAAGGAATCACGCATATTCATGACTTACAGCGGCACGGCATCCAACGTTTCGACATTGGCCCATGAATTGGGGCATGCCTATCACTCCTACCTGCTAAAAGACCTGCCGGCATTCAGCCAGAACTATGCCATGAATGTTGCTGAAACGGCCTCCACCTTTGCTGAAATCATCGTATCCGATGCCCAGGTTAAGGCGGCAACGGATGTTGAAGAGAAGCTGGCACTGCTGGAAGTCAAGATCCAGAACAGCATAGCTTTCTTTATGAATATTCACTCCCGTTTCCTGTTTGAGACCCGCTTCTATGAGAAGCGCAAAACAGGATTGGTCAACGCCGAAGAGCTGTCAGCGCTTATGGTGGAAGCGCAAAAGGAAGCCTTTTGCGGCATATTGTCTGAATATCACCCCCACTTCTGGGCGGCCAAGCTGCACTTCTATATCTCGGACGTGCCATTCTACAACTTCCCGTATACAGTAGGGTATATGTTCAGTACCGGATTGTACCGCTTGGCCCTGCAGGAAGGTCAGTCCTTCGCTGACAAATACGACAGTCTGCTGCGTGATACCGGCGTTATGACATTGGAGAATCTCGTACAGAAGCATCTGGGTGTCGATCTGAGCCAGCCGGACTTCTGGCAGGGGGCGACCGATCTGATGGTAGCCGATATTCAGGAATTTCTGGAGATGACAGAGCAGCTGGTGTAA
- a CDS encoding YycC family protein — protein sequence MKPLQISAETAVALSKQLGVPLEHLMHMPQHILLQKIAELSRKPDTAPDVNANDSSPASDKEPQ from the coding sequence ATGAAACCTTTGCAAATCTCCGCAGAAACGGCCGTAGCCTTATCCAAGCAATTGGGCGTTCCCCTGGAACATTTAATGCATATGCCTCAACATATTTTGCTGCAAAAAATAGCTGAATTGTCCCGCAAGCCGGATACGGCACCGGATGTTAACGCAAACGACAGCTCCCCGGCCAGCGACAAGGAACCGCAATGA